Within the Aspergillus luchuensis IFO 4308 DNA, chromosome 5, nearly complete sequence genome, the region CTGAGAACAGTTAGTGATTTCTTCTGCTGACTACCGTGCTGGATTGACCGGCTAAACTAATCCATCTATTTCAGACCAGGTGCACTCTGACGCCATGCTACGACGATTATCGAGCTTTGACACGTTTTGTGGGTGATAAGTATCTATTAGTTtgtttataaaaagaaaaggtccTCTGTGTGACTGCTTCACAATAGGGACGACGATGTCCTTAATGTATCCGTGGTAGTGTGTGCAATATAATTGAGAATATCAACCTCGTACATTTAATCTTTGATATTGGGaagtattagtatttatGGATCCATATCTAATTCCTATCAAGGGCATTCTGACATTGTACTTCTGCTAAgtcattcctcctccaactacCACTGCTGGGGAGAcactgatgaggaggatcagGCCAGCAGTTAAAATGACCTGGTTTTTGACCAAGATTGACTCGCCTACAGCCACTTTTTGGGTGCCAATAAAGCCTGGTCCGTCCACCTTTAGCACAGTATAGACAGCCTTGGATATGTTTTGAGGGGATAGAACGTCTCGAGATGTGCGTATAAGGGCGAACGACCCGTACTATCAGATTGGTCAATAGACGCTTATTAAACCCGTCATAGAGCCTTACCCCTCTGTATAGCAGGTCTCGAACCGGGACCAATTGCCTATCAACATCCACTGATGGGGTAATATTACCAGGGTCATGGGATATATCCTTCGGGAGACGCAGTGTTCCACTTAGCCAATTCTCCACTTCGGGTAGAAGTGCACGAATTCTAGCTTCCACGTCTTCGTCGTGGAGTTTTTGCAGGTGTCGGACTCGCCTTTGAGAAACTTCTCGGTAATTTTAGTCAACTGGCTGTCACCCAAACACCTATCGAATCTTAACAGGATAACATACGTATCGTCGCATTTTTCTGATTGTAGCCACGTGGTTGGACATCATAGTAGACCGGGACAACAAAGTTGCGGAGGACCGTATAAGATTTGGGTATGTATGCTTGGACTAGGAGAATGGTGTTTCAGTACGCGACTCGTCAAAAGTACTGATACATATATACTGCGTACCATGATCAGAGTTCTGGCTGTCCAGGCTTTCTGTCCCTTCACCATGATGTTGAATGATGTAAGAGATTTCAAAGCATCTTGGCACGCTTGGTATGTTAGTAGCGGTTATCGAAGGTCCCATGCAAGCCTGGTAGCAGTATATGAACAAATCGAAATCGTGTCTGCTCGAATCAAGCCCTTGATGGATAAGATCCATCTTCTGTCGGAAGTGCCGGTATAGAAGTGTTGAAGTGGAAAAACCTCGGAGGCATTTAGGACACAAAAACCTAAACTTTGACTCCTCTAAGACCTTAACCAAAGTATTGAGCTGCCTTTGATTCTTCAACTCGACGTGCATAATGGAAAAGAAATGCCAAACGGGGAGTTCACAAGCAAGGGGATCCAACAGATGAGAAtttggggatggaggcgGGAGAATCATTGATGGGGGCCGGGCAGTGTATATTTATAGACATCAATACATGGTGTACTGTaaagtaatactagtagGCTGTTTCAAGCTATGGCAGCCTTGCCCCTTTTTTAGAGTAATAGGAAAGTCCAAATCTGGAAGGGAAACCAATGGAAAGGTAGAACTAGCTCAGCTCACGGCTCAATTGCTAGGAGATGTCTTGGTCTTTCATATCTAcgaaataatttattacgAAGGGTTCTCTCAAATTATCCATCTTCCAAGGCAGAACCTATGCATCTAAGAAGATTAGTATATacagaaagcagaaagtCCGTGATTTGTCGAATAATACGCCAGAATATTTTACCTCACAAATTCACCTTGTACCAGCATAACTGAGTGCACGAACACAACtcagttttatttaaaatttgtAGTATAAGATGCCCTCTTGACTTCCTCTCGACATTCTGAAATACTCTCTCACCGGGATTGGCATAGTCTATGATTACACTTGTGCTCGCTTACCAAGTTTGGTCCATAGAAGCGGAGAGTCAATGGCGGAATTTATAATGTACACGCTAAAGAGAGGCTCAGATAATTCCCAGCTGCAGATGAAAGTTACAGTCCAGATTATCCAAGTCTAACTACACAGTAGATACCCGCCTCATTCCAGCTTCTAGCATAAAGCCTAAAACTGAAACTTCTGCCATGCTTTCACAGAGACATCGTATGCCATAATTTCACTCCTTTAAGACCAGAAACCTGTCCTCCGTTTTCATCCCCGACATTTGCCAATGTTTTTGAGGTATACTGTCACGGGCAGCATTAAGTTTGGACCAGAGAACTAGTCGTTGAAATTCATTCAGGGGACCAGCGTGGATAATTGCAGGGCAGGAGATGCGGTACATTCCAGTCGGTGAATTCTGCAGGCTAAccgaaaaaacaaaaaacacTCCATCACGACGCAAGACTACGCCGCAATAGTGCTCGAAACACAAAATCCCATACTTCTTATGTGTCTTAACCAAGTCATGATCGACGGTGAACTTCCCAACAAGCGCCAAATTAGTAGCGATTTTTAGCCGGGAGCCGTCCGTGTCATATGTCCTCACCTAACGAAGTGGAGTGAAGTAAAAGCGACATAACCATATTCGGCAAGGCTACCTTTTCGACAAAATTGGCTTGCCTTGATGATCAGGCGTAAGATGTGGGGTGCACCACTGTCTTCATGATTTATAGCCACCCTCCTAAATGGCCATGACGGCACACCAGGTTGCCTATTATGCATATCTGGGGCTGTCAACTAGGCAGCCCGCTCTTTACTCGTCAGCAGCTGCTACAgacttatattttaaattccCACTGGCCCCTGTGCCGATGCCAATCTCACAGTCTCTAAATTACTATTTGCCCATTTCTAAGCATAAATCGTAACATAGTGCTGATTACATGACTCGGAACAAGTGCGTCCACCGAGGAAATGTTATTGAACCGACAAGTTCGTGCGTATCGTAGCCTTTAGTCTGACGGGAGATGCAGTCAGACATTGACGGTCCCAGATAGCCTATCCTGTTAGTTGGTGGGTTCAGAC harbors:
- a CDS encoding uncharacterized protein (COG:S;~EggNog:ENOG410Q1RM;~InterPro:IPR013087;~TransMembrane:1 (i268-290o)), with the translated sequence MHVELKNQRQLNTLVKVLEESKFRFLCPKCLRGFSTSTLLYRHFRQKMDLIHQGLDSSRHDFDLFIYCYQACMGPSITATNIPSVPRCFEISYIIQHHGEGTESLDSQNSDHVQAYIPKSYTVLRNFVVPVYYDVQPRGYNQKNATILSQRRVRHLQKLHDEDVEARIRALLPEVENWLSGTLRLPKDISHDPGNITPSVDVDRQLVPVRDLLYRGYGSFALIRTSRDVLSPQNISKAVYTVLKVDGPGFIGTQKVAVGESILVKNQVILTAGLILLISVSPAVVVGGGMT